In one Deinococcus detaillensis genomic region, the following are encoded:
- a CDS encoding NCS2 family permease, which translates to MSRASDLPVSPPVSAFDRYFEITKTGSNIPQEIRAGITTFLTMSYILFVNPQVLSSAIKIDNAFVQILMTTAIAAAFGSLVMGLIARYPFAQAPGMGLNAFFAYTVVLTQGIPWQTALGAVFISGVLFVVLSVVGARQAIVKAIPLSLKFAITAGIGAFLAFLGLKNAGIVVTNPATFVAMGRLVDPTVWVALIGLIISAVLLKRKVTGAILYGILITTVIAIISRAPVYAGGPKGALQAFPGFEGKILGIFATPIWPSGLVGQLDIGGAVGLGLISVVFTFFFVDFFDATGTLTGLAQRSGFLDANGDMPRARRTFAMDGLAAMFGAFMGSSTTTAYVESASGIGAGGRTGLTAVTVGVLFLLSMFIWPLAAAIPAAATAPALILVGAMMMEGVIHVDWEDMSEALPSFLTIILMPLTFSIANGVSLGVISYCLVKGLSGEARKVSPILYGVAALLIIRYIWLAEG; encoded by the coding sequence ACATTCTGTTCGTCAATCCGCAGGTGCTGAGCAGCGCCATCAAGATCGATAACGCCTTCGTGCAAATCTTGATGACCACCGCCATCGCCGCCGCTTTCGGTTCGCTGGTGATGGGCCTGATCGCCCGCTATCCGTTCGCGCAGGCTCCGGGCATGGGACTGAATGCTTTTTTTGCCTACACCGTGGTGCTGACTCAGGGCATTCCGTGGCAAACGGCGCTGGGCGCGGTGTTTATCTCGGGAGTGCTGTTCGTGGTGCTCAGCGTTGTGGGCGCTCGGCAGGCCATTGTCAAGGCCATTCCGCTCAGCCTCAAGTTTGCGATCACGGCGGGCATCGGGGCGTTCTTGGCCTTCCTCGGCCTCAAAAATGCTGGCATCGTCGTCACCAACCCCGCCACCTTCGTGGCGATGGGCCGCTTGGTTGACCCGACCGTCTGGGTGGCGCTCATCGGCCTGATCATCTCGGCGGTGCTGCTGAAGCGCAAAGTCACCGGCGCGATTCTCTACGGCATTCTGATCACCACCGTGATTGCCATCATCAGCCGCGCTCCGGTGTATGCGGGCGGCCCCAAAGGTGCGCTGCAAGCTTTCCCCGGTTTTGAAGGCAAGATCCTCGGCATCTTCGCCACCCCGATCTGGCCTTCGGGTTTGGTCGGTCAACTCGACATCGGCGGCGCGGTCGGCTTAGGGCTCATCAGCGTGGTGTTTACCTTCTTCTTTGTGGACTTCTTCGACGCCACCGGCACCCTGACTGGCCTGGCCCAGCGCTCCGGCTTTCTGGACGCCAACGGCGATATGCCCCGCGCCCGCCGCACCTTTGCGATGGACGGCTTGGCGGCGATGTTCGGCGCGTTCATGGGCAGTTCCACCACCACCGCTTATGTGGAGTCGGCCTCCGGCATCGGCGCAGGTGGGCGTACCGGCCTGACCGCCGTGACCGTCGGGGTGCTGTTCCTCCTGAGCATGTTCATCTGGCCACTGGCCGCCGCGATTCCGGCTGCCGCCACCGCTCCGGCGCTGATTTTGGTGGGCGCGATGATGATGGAAGGCGTGATTCACGTGGACTGGGAAGACATGTCCGAAGCGCTGCCCTCGTTTCTCACCATCATCCTCATGCCGCTGACTTTCAGCATCGCCAACGGCGTCAGCCTCGGCGTGATCAGCTACTGCCTCGTCAAAGGCCTCAGCGGTGAGGCCCGCAAAGTCAGTCCGATTTTGTACGGCGTGGCGGCGCTGCTGATTATTCGTTACATCTGGCTGGCGGAGGGTTGA
- a CDS encoding nucleobase:cation symporter-2 family protein: protein MTKIARSPSAVHPVDEILPAQNMIAFGLQHVLSMYAGIVAVPLVLASALGLPSSDVVLIIGASFFMCGVATLIQTLGFGVFGAKLPIVQGTTFASVATMILIGKQAGLPGIFGAVIAGGLFTVLAAPYFSRLLRFFPPVVAGTVITMIGVSLLPVAIKWAGGGVPSLPTFGSPSNLALAGITLLIVLLITRFGHGFVGRVAVLLGLVIGTVIAAAVGKADFSGVANAAWFGFSVPFHFGTPTFALVPVLSMIIVMLVVMVETTADLLAIGEVAGKEVDAKTVANGLRADGLSTALGGIFNAFPFTAFAQNVGLVRFTGIKSRFVVAVAGVILMMLGFLPKLSALVSAIPLPVLGGAGLVLFGSVAAAGIQTLAKVNMADNRNLIIVAISIALGVIPSTVPNFYAQLPDQARLFLDSGITAASLSAILLNILFNLLSTGRERLSSTAEVAAHAPQVGDIH, encoded by the coding sequence ATGACTAAAATCGCTCGTTCACCGTCCGCCGTTCACCCCGTCGATGAAATTTTGCCGGCCCAGAACATGATCGCTTTTGGCCTCCAACACGTGCTGAGCATGTACGCGGGAATTGTGGCGGTGCCGCTTGTGCTGGCCAGCGCCCTGGGACTTCCCAGCAGCGACGTGGTGCTGATTATTGGAGCCAGCTTTTTTATGTGCGGCGTCGCCACTTTGATTCAGACGCTCGGCTTCGGCGTGTTTGGGGCCAAACTGCCCATCGTGCAGGGCACCACCTTCGCCTCGGTGGCCACCATGATCTTGATCGGCAAGCAAGCGGGGCTGCCGGGGATTTTCGGCGCGGTGATCGCGGGCGGGCTGTTCACGGTGCTGGCCGCGCCGTATTTCTCGCGCCTCCTGCGCTTTTTTCCGCCGGTGGTGGCTGGCACCGTCATTACCATGATCGGCGTCTCTCTGTTGCCGGTGGCGATCAAGTGGGCGGGCGGCGGCGTGCCGAGTTTGCCGACTTTCGGTTCACCCAGTAACCTCGCACTGGCCGGCATTACTCTCCTCATCGTGCTGCTGATCACCCGCTTCGGGCACGGCTTCGTGGGCCGGGTGGCGGTGTTGCTGGGTCTGGTGATAGGCACTGTGATCGCCGCCGCCGTGGGCAAAGCCGACTTCTCCGGCGTGGCGAACGCGGCTTGGTTCGGCTTCTCGGTTCCGTTTCACTTCGGCACGCCAACCTTTGCCCTGGTGCCGGTGCTGTCGATGATCATTGTGATGCTGGTCGTGATGGTAGAAACCACCGCCGATCTGCTGGCGATTGGCGAGGTCGCCGGCAAAGAAGTGGACGCCAAAACGGTGGCCAATGGCCTGCGGGCCGACGGGCTGTCTACTGCGCTGGGCGGGATCTTTAACGCTTTCCCCTTCACTGCCTTTGCCCAAAATGTCGGTTTGGTGCGCTTTACCGGCATTAAGAGCCGCTTCGTGGTGGCGGTGGCAGGCGTGATTTTAATGATGCTGGGCTTTTTGCCCAAACTCAGTGCGCTGGTCTCGGCCATTCCGCTTCCAGTGCTGGGCGGCGCAGGCTTGGTGCTGTTCGGCAGCGTGGCGGCGGCGGGCATTCAGACGCTGGCCAAGGTCAATATGGCCGACAACCGCAACTTGATTATCGTGGCCATCAGCATCGCGCTGGGCGTCATTCCGTCCACCGTGCCGAACTTTTACGCCCAGCTTCCCGATCAAGCGCGTTTGTTTCTCGACAGCGGCATCACAGCGGCCAGCTTATCGGCGATCTTGCTCAACATCCTCTTTAATTTGCTTAGCACAGGCCGTGAGCGCCTGTCATCCACGGCGGAAGTGGCCGCCCACGCGCCGCAAGTGGGCGACATTCACTAA
- a CDS encoding DUF6745 domain-containing protein, which translates to MLASLGTGSLSAAQAKEVILSGQVGGPLSFRGRLDLSGEKNLRLPDHLSGDTLDISGTQLSALPEHLQVGELIAKNLPLSEVPASLRVQFRLTLDGCARLQHLPQNLTVGSLSLQDCLSLETLPEGLNVCFLNVSRCEALVNWPRQAEVRFGHLLARDCLSLRGLPSWLNQLAQLDLSGCRGVTALPPHLKISGWLDVAGSGLTALPAQRPALRWRGVRISERLAFEPETISGVEIVAEPNTEVRRVMMERVGYERFLDEVGARVLDRDTDAGGERVLVRVELPEDEPFVAVCVSCPSTGRRYTLRVPPTITRAQAASAWLAGFDEPSLYRPAVEA; encoded by the coding sequence ATGCTGGCCAGTCTGGGTACAGGTTCGCTCAGCGCGGCGCAGGCGAAAGAGGTGATTCTGAGCGGCCAAGTCGGCGGCCCGCTCAGCTTCCGGGGGCGCTTGGATTTATCTGGCGAAAAGAATCTGCGCTTGCCCGATCACCTCAGCGGCGACACGCTCGACATCAGCGGTACCCAGCTGAGTGCTCTGCCCGAACACCTCCAAGTCGGCGAGCTGATCGCCAAAAACCTGCCGCTCAGTGAGGTTCCGGCCAGCTTGCGGGTGCAGTTCCGGCTGACACTGGACGGCTGCGCCCGCTTGCAACACCTTCCCCAAAATCTGACGGTCGGTTCGCTGAGCTTGCAGGACTGCCTCTCTCTGGAGACGCTCCCAGAAGGTCTCAACGTCTGCTTTCTCAACGTGAGCCGCTGTGAAGCGCTTGTCAACTGGCCCCGGCAGGCCGAGGTGCGTTTCGGGCATCTGCTGGCCCGCGATTGCCTGAGCCTGCGCGGTCTTCCGAGCTGGCTGAACCAACTGGCCCAGCTCGATCTTTCGGGTTGCCGGGGCGTTACGGCGCTGCCGCCGCACCTCAAAATCAGCGGCTGGCTGGACGTGGCGGGCAGTGGCCTGACTGCTCTCCCAGCCCAGCGGCCCGCCTTGCGCTGGCGCGGCGTGCGAATCAGCGAGCGGCTGGCCTTTGAGCCGGAAACCATCAGCGGCGTGGAAATCGTGGCCGAGCCAAACACCGAAGTGCGCCGCGTGATGATGGAGCGGGTCGGCTACGAGCGCTTTTTGGACGAAGTCGGGGCGCGAGTCCTCGACCGCGACACCGATGCGGGCGGCGAACGGGTGCTGGTGCGGGTGGAGTTGCCGGAAGACGAGCCGTTCGTGGCGGTGTGTGTCAGTTGCCCGTCGACGGGGAGGCGCTACACCCTGCGCGTGCCGCCGACCATTACCCGCGCTCAAGCGGCCTCGGCGTGGCTGGCGGGCTTTGACGAGCCGAGTCTTTATCGGCCAGCGGTGGAAGCGTGA
- a CDS encoding STM4011 family radical SAM protein codes for MIYRGPLSSCNYACPYCPFAKHTETAAEHAADAAALERFISWAEAQPFDLSILFTPWGEALVRPRYQAALTRLSHAPHIRQLAIQTNLSGSLAWLGHAERSKIGLWATYHPNEVKRERFLAKCAELDTLGVRYSVGVVGKKSHFGEIEALRAALPPEIYLWVNAFKVGESYYSPPDLARLSAADPLFEVNTRRYRTRGHACGAGESVISVDGDGTARRCHFIERPLGNIYAQDVRELLRPRLCSRSSCECHIGYVHLPELGAADIYGEGLLARIPDSGGWAESGGLEAYLTRAQQLHASTAHASTAGR; via the coding sequence GTGATTTACAGAGGCCCGCTTTCGAGTTGCAATTACGCTTGCCCCTATTGCCCGTTCGCCAAGCACACCGAGACGGCGGCAGAACACGCGGCAGACGCGGCGGCGCTGGAACGCTTCATCAGCTGGGCCGAAGCGCAACCGTTTGATTTGTCCATCTTGTTCACGCCCTGGGGCGAAGCGCTGGTCAGGCCACGTTATCAGGCCGCCCTGACACGGCTCAGCCACGCGCCGCACATCCGGCAACTGGCCATTCAAACCAACTTGTCGGGTTCGCTGGCTTGGTTGGGCCATGCTGAGCGCAGCAAAATTGGGTTGTGGGCCACCTACCACCCGAATGAAGTCAAACGCGAGCGCTTTCTGGCCAAGTGTGCGGAGCTCGACACCTTGGGTGTGCGCTACAGCGTCGGCGTGGTCGGCAAGAAAAGCCACTTCGGCGAAATAGAAGCGCTGAGGGCCGCTTTGCCGCCAGAAATTTATTTGTGGGTCAACGCCTTCAAGGTGGGGGAGAGCTACTATTCACCCCCTGACTTGGCGCGTCTAAGCGCTGCCGATCCCCTGTTTGAAGTCAATACCCGCCGCTACCGCACGCGCGGCCATGCTTGCGGCGCGGGCGAGAGCGTCATCAGCGTGGACGGCGACGGCACCGCTCGCCGCTGCCACTTTATCGAGCGGCCTCTGGGCAACATCTACGCTCAGGACGTGCGCGAGTTGCTGCGGCCCCGCCTATGCAGCCGCTCAAGCTGCGAATGCCACATCGGGTATGTGCATTTGCCGGAACTCGGCGCAGCGGATATTTACGGCGAGGGCTTGCTGGCCCGCATTCCCGACTCAGGCGGGTGGGCCGAGTCTGGGGGGCTGGAAGCGTATCTGACACGCGCTCAGCAGCTTCATGCCTCCACCGCTCACGCTTCCACCGCTGGCCGATAA
- a CDS encoding STM4012 family radical SAM protein — protein MTAATASLPDLLSGGPYQSYTYAYPHKTAYRPLDPPIKLSEAWATQDRSALFLYLHIPFCEMRCGFCNLFTTVNAPLSLEQGYLAALERQAEVVSRELGGATFSQVALGGGTPTYLEAGDLERVFGVLDRQFGVAGLPTSVETSPATATPDRLQVLAERGVSRVSIGVQSFVEAEVRSVGRAQRTAEVLRALGNIRAAGLSGLNIDLIYGLAHQTPQTWLASLQAALEWSPEELFLYPLYVRPLTGIGRLGRTWDDERLELYQLGREFLLSSGYTQTSMRRFQKSALPLTSEPEYTCQLDGMVGLGCGARSYTRSLHYSSEYAVGAVGVREIIADYVARPAESFGFITHGIQLSPDERRRRFALQSLLHFSGLDAALYAREFGSEALSDFPQLAELSELGLANWQTGRLILTPAGLEQSDALGPWLYSPAVRALSEDYQWR, from the coding sequence ATGACCGCCGCCACCGCCTCCCTGCCTGATCTGCTCAGCGGCGGGCCTTACCAGAGCTACACCTACGCTTACCCGCACAAAACCGCTTACCGCCCGCTTGACCCGCCGATCAAACTCTCGGAGGCGTGGGCCACCCAAGACCGCTCGGCACTGTTTTTGTATCTGCACATTCCCTTCTGCGAAATGCGCTGCGGCTTTTGCAATCTGTTTACGACTGTGAACGCCCCACTCAGTTTGGAGCAGGGCTACCTCGCCGCGCTGGAACGCCAAGCCGAAGTGGTCAGCCGTGAGCTGGGCGGAGCCACTTTTTCGCAAGTCGCTCTCGGCGGCGGCACACCGACTTATCTGGAAGCGGGCGACTTGGAAAGGGTATTTGGGGTGCTGGACAGACAGTTTGGCGTGGCGGGCCTGCCGACCAGCGTGGAGACCTCGCCCGCCACCGCCACCCCAGATCGCCTGCAAGTGCTGGCTGAAAGGGGCGTCAGCCGCGTCAGCATCGGCGTGCAGAGTTTTGTCGAAGCCGAGGTTCGGAGCGTGGGCCGCGCCCAGCGCACGGCAGAAGTCCTGAGGGCGCTGGGCAACATCCGCGCCGCTGGCCTGAGCGGGCTGAACATAGATCTGATTTACGGCCTGGCCCACCAAACGCCGCAAACCTGGCTGGCCTCGCTGCAAGCCGCGCTGGAGTGGTCGCCGGAAGAACTGTTTTTGTACCCGCTGTACGTGCGCCCGCTGACCGGCATCGGACGGCTGGGCCGCACCTGGGACGACGAGCGGCTGGAACTCTACCAGTTGGGGCGCGAATTTCTGCTCTCCAGCGGCTACACGCAGACTTCTATGCGCCGATTCCAGAAATCCGCTCTACCACTGACATCCGAACCTGAATACACCTGTCAGCTCGACGGAATGGTGGGCCTCGGCTGCGGCGCTCGCTCGTACACGCGGTCACTGCACTATTCCAGCGAATACGCGGTGGGCGCGGTGGGGGTGCGCGAGATCATTGCCGATTACGTGGCGCGGCCTGCCGAATCGTTTGGCTTTATCACGCACGGCATTCAGCTCAGCCCAGACGAGCGGCGGCGCAGGTTCGCGCTTCAATCGCTGCTGCACTTTTCTGGACTGGACGCGGCGCTGTACGCCCGCGAGTTCGGCAGCGAGGCGCTGAGTGACTTTCCGCAACTTGCCGAACTCTCAGAACTCGGCTTGGCAAACTGGCAAACGGGTCGGTTGATCCTCACTCCCGCCGGACTGGAGCAATCAGACGCGCTGGGGCCGTGGCTGTATTCGCCCGCCGTGCGTGCACTGAGCGAGGACTACCAGTGGAGGTAA
- a CDS encoding STM4013/SEN3800 family hydrolase codes for MLPARELIGTCNVALVTLDSLRFDVAVRALELGETPNLAALLPGGAWEERHTPGSFTYAAHHAFLSGFLPTPARPGRHPRLFAASFEGSRSTSAQTFTFDEAALPAALSARGYRTLCVGGVGFFNGRSALGSVLPDLFDEAHWSPASGVKNPDSASVQMHKAAAALSAQPPEQKVFLLLNVAATHTPTHFYLAGAKRDSPESQRAALRTVDAALPILLAALQVRGDTLLIVCADHGTCFGDDGYWGHRLAHPKVWTVPYAETLLRQTKA; via the coding sequence ATGCTGCCCGCCCGTGAGCTGATTGGAACATGCAACGTGGCGCTCGTCACGCTGGACAGCCTGCGTTTTGACGTGGCCGTGCGGGCGCTCGAACTCGGGGAAACGCCGAACTTGGCAGCTCTCTTACCGGGCGGCGCTTGGGAAGAGCGGCACACCCCCGGCAGCTTTACCTACGCGGCTCACCACGCTTTTTTATCAGGCTTCTTGCCGACGCCCGCGCGTCCGGGGCGGCATCCGCGCCTCTTTGCGGCCAGCTTTGAAGGCAGCCGCAGCACCTCGGCCCAGACCTTCACCTTCGACGAAGCGGCGCTGCCCGCTGCTCTCTCGGCACGCGGCTACCGCACGCTCTGCGTCGGCGGGGTGGGCTTTTTCAATGGCCGCTCGGCGCTGGGCAGCGTCTTGCCCGATCTGTTTGATGAAGCGCACTGGTCGCCCGCCAGCGGCGTCAAAAATCCCGATTCAGCCTCGGTTCAGATGCACAAAGCGGCGGCGGCTTTGAGCGCCCAGCCACCCGAACAAAAAGTCTTTTTGCTGCTGAATGTGGCTGCCACCCATACACCAACGCATTTTTATCTGGCGGGAGCAAAGCGAGACTCGCCAGAAAGTCAGCGGGCAGCTCTGAGAACGGTAGACGCGGCGCTGCCCATTTTGCTGGCGGCGCTGCAAGTACGCGGCGACACGCTGCTGATCGTGTGCGCCGATCACGGCACCTGCTTCGGAGACGACGGCTACTGGGGCCACCGACTGGCCCATCCGAAGGTGTGGACGGTGCCTTACGCCGAGACGTTGCTGCGGCAAACTAAGGCATGA
- a CDS encoding STM4014 family protein, with protein sequence MNPPLRDVLLIAPPQGRRARAFQDSLRALGWPPAQVISYLDLLAGQVKLADEVRRGSVVRFESTGEDIETELALIELGGGQPADLAAGELADSAAWYAGFSAVLQQLDADLSSAPPHSRMHVTDHILTMFDKPATHARLQAAGVAVPDALPEVHSFDELLEAAGQRGWSRVFVKLAYGSSASGAVALQWQGKRVSAVTTVRRDGRRIYNSRRLVRLHTWAEVAELIDALAPQRLHVERWLPKANVAKTENSGGGSIDLRVVVIGGRARHTLVRQAQGPITNLHLGNKHGGNQRGDVAALLAAVGEERWAAVQETCQAALAAFPGALYGGVDVLLTPNWKRHAVLEVNAFGDYHRGVLVDGQDTYAAELAALGPL encoded by the coding sequence GTGAATCCCCCGCTCCGTGACGTGCTGCTGATCGCTCCGCCGCAGGGCCGCCGCGCCCGCGCTTTTCAGGACAGCTTGCGCGCCCTCGGCTGGCCCCCAGCACAAGTAATTTCGTATCTCGACTTGCTGGCGGGGCAGGTGAAGCTGGCGGATGAAGTGCGCCGAGGCAGCGTGGTGCGGTTTGAATCCACTGGTGAGGATATAGAAACCGAACTGGCCCTGATTGAGCTGGGCGGCGGCCAGCCCGCAGACCTCGCGGCAGGCGAACTGGCCGACTCAGCCGCTTGGTACGCGGGATTCAGCGCCGTGCTGCAGCAGCTCGACGCCGATCTCAGCAGCGCCCCGCCGCACAGCCGAATGCACGTCACCGACCACATCCTGACCATGTTCGACAAGCCCGCCACCCACGCCCGTTTGCAAGCGGCGGGCGTGGCCGTGCCGGACGCGCTGCCGGAGGTGCATTCGTTTGACGAGTTGCTGGAAGCGGCTGGGCAGCGTGGTTGGTCGCGGGTGTTCGTCAAGCTGGCTTACGGCTCCAGCGCGTCGGGAGCGGTGGCCTTGCAGTGGCAGGGCAAACGGGTCAGCGCCGTGACCACCGTGCGGCGAGACGGCAGGCGGATCTACAACTCGCGGCGGCTGGTGCGGCTCCATACTTGGGCAGAAGTGGCCGAGCTGATCGACGCTCTCGCTCCGCAGCGCCTGCACGTGGAGCGCTGGCTGCCCAAAGCCAACGTCGCCAAAACCGAGAACAGCGGCGGCGGCAGCATCGATCTGCGGGTGGTGGTTATCGGCGGACGGGCGCGGCACACTTTGGTCAGGCAGGCGCAGGGGCCGATCACCAATCTGCATTTGGGCAACAAGCACGGTGGCAATCAGCGCGGCGACGTGGCGGCTCTGCTGGCAGCAGTGGGTGAGGAGCGCTGGGCGGCAGTACAAGAAACCTGTCAAGCTGCCCTCGCCGCCTTTCCCGGCGCACTTTACGGTGGCGTGGACGTGCTGCTGACCCCGAATTGGAAGCGCCACGCGGTCTTGGAAGTCAACGCTTTTGGCGATTATCACCGGGGCGTTTTGGTGGACGGTCAAGACACTTACGCGGCGGAGCTAGCCGCACTGGGGCCGCTTTAA
- a CDS encoding STM4015 family protein, whose protein sequence is MTIGEHLSKFGGLQVTPWEPGQPLGDTATTIHRISVEYDEETSWTDKFRAFLTLPNVENSQGLVVGMWSAEAGEDAAPDEMVEALVAAHAQLPRLRALFIGDITYEENEVSWIVQADLSPILSAYSQLTHLGIRGGNNLSLGQISLPQLRELTVQAGGLSAEVVREVVTANLPKLEHLELYLGTEEYGSTNAADDLTPLLDGQRFPALKYLGLKNSDHQDEIAQMFAHAPILDQLETLDLSLGVLTDEGAAALLGSERVRTLKKLDVSHHFCSTEMMQQLEALPIEVDASEQQDEEDDWRFVALGE, encoded by the coding sequence ATGACGATTGGCGAACACCTGAGCAAATTCGGCGGCTTGCAGGTCACGCCCTGGGAACCCGGGCAGCCGCTGGGCGACACGGCGACCACCATTCACCGCATCAGCGTGGAGTACGACGAGGAAACGAGCTGGACGGACAAGTTTCGGGCGTTTCTGACTTTGCCGAACGTGGAAAACAGTCAGGGCTTGGTGGTCGGGATGTGGAGCGCCGAAGCGGGCGAGGACGCGGCCCCCGACGAGATGGTGGAAGCGCTGGTGGCTGCCCACGCCCAGCTTCCCCGTTTGCGGGCGCTGTTTATCGGTGACATCACCTACGAGGAAAACGAGGTGTCGTGGATCGTGCAGGCCGACCTCTCACCGATTCTGAGCGCTTATTCACAGCTCACCCATCTGGGCATTCGCGGCGGCAACAACCTCAGCCTCGGCCAAATTTCGCTGCCCCAGTTGCGCGAGCTGACTGTTCAGGCGGGCGGCCTCAGCGCCGAAGTGGTGCGCGAAGTGGTCACGGCCAACTTGCCCAAGCTGGAGCATCTGGAGCTGTATCTGGGAACCGAGGAGTACGGCTCCACCAACGCCGCCGACGATTTGACACCGCTGCTGGACGGCCAGCGCTTTCCGGCGCTCAAGTATCTGGGCCTGAAAAACAGCGACCACCAAGACGAGATCGCCCAGATGTTCGCCCACGCCCCGATTTTGGATCAGCTTGAAACGCTCGACCTGTCGCTCGGTGTGCTGACCGACGAGGGCGCAGCGGCTTTGCTGGGCAGCGAGCGCGTCAGAACCCTCAAAAAGCTGGATGTCAGCCACCACTTTTGCAGCACCGAGATGATGCAGCAGCTTGAAGCCCTGCCGATTGAAGTGGACGCCTCCGAGCAGCAAGACGAGGAAGACGATTGGCGGTTCGTGGCGCTGGGAGAATGA
- a CDS encoding DinB family protein → MARSQFADCPPFYARYVDLAPEDDVLSAMQVQADVTRQAILGYADRPSFRYAPGKWSVRQVVGHMADTERLFGFRALWFARADPAPLPGMEQDGWMAASDFDAVNLEEVLAGFQAARASNLLLLRQLTPDAWSRRGVASGHSFSVRALAHILLGHERAHLQVLAERYP, encoded by the coding sequence ATGGCCCGCTCTCAATTCGCCGACTGCCCGCCTTTTTACGCCCGCTACGTTGACCTCGCGCCGGAAGATGACGTGCTGAGCGCCATGCAGGTGCAGGCCGACGTGACCCGTCAGGCCATTTTGGGGTACGCAGACCGCCCCAGTTTCCGTTATGCGCCGGGCAAATGGAGCGTGCGGCAAGTGGTGGGCCACATGGCCGACACCGAGCGGCTATTCGGCTTCCGGGCGCTGTGGTTTGCCCGCGCCGACCCCGCGCCGCTGCCCGGCATGGAGCAAGACGGCTGGATGGCGGCCAGCGACTTCGACGCGGTGAATCTGGAAGAAGTGCTGGCCGGATTTCAAGCGGCGAGGGCGAGCAATCTCCTGCTGCTGCGCCAGCTCACCCCCGACGCTTGGTCGCGGCGCGGCGTTGCCAGCGGCCATTCCTTCAGTGTGCGGGCGCTGGCCCATATCCTGTTGGGACACGAGCGGGCGCACCTGCAGGTCTTGGCCGAGCGTTACCCGTAA
- a CDS encoding Crp/Fnr family transcriptional regulator, protein MSERALELLSRTVMFGGAQPAVLRPLAVLGSFRSLKRGDMLFHAGDVTESLHIVSAGSVRVYRLARSGTRELTLHVEGPRQVVAGVAAFQNQARYPAYAQALQSPTELLLLPIEAVRQAVFHAPDLAQSVIAAFARKQAELLSRIDRLVFSELSERLAVYLLAHADSPHALPTNSELAALLGTVPELVSRKLGEFYRLGLINIERRTVVAFDKAELTRLAHTGEGHTHG, encoded by the coding sequence GTGAGTGAACGCGCCCTTGAGTTGCTGAGCCGAACAGTGATGTTTGGTGGAGCGCAGCCCGCAGTCCTGCGCCCCTTGGCAGTGCTGGGCAGCTTCCGCAGCTTGAAGCGTGGAGACATGCTCTTTCACGCTGGTGACGTGACCGAATCGCTGCACATCGTCAGCGCAGGGAGCGTGCGGGTTTACCGCTTGGCACGGAGCGGAACACGTGAGCTGACGCTGCACGTCGAAGGGCCCCGGCAAGTCGTGGCGGGAGTGGCGGCCTTTCAAAATCAGGCCAGGTATCCAGCTTACGCGCAAGCGCTTCAGTCGCCCACCGAGTTGCTGTTGCTGCCGATTGAAGCGGTGCGGCAAGCAGTTTTCCATGCGCCGGATCTGGCCCAGTCGGTAATCGCCGCTTTTGCCCGCAAGCAGGCCGAGCTGTTGTCGAGAATTGACCGCCTCGTCTTCAGTGAACTCAGCGAGCGCCTCGCCGTGTATCTGCTGGCGCACGCCGACTCGCCCCACGCTCTGCCCACCAACAGCGAACTGGCAGCCCTTCTCGGCACCGTGCCGGAGCTGGTCAGCCGCAAGTTGGGCGAGTTCTACCGCTTGGGCCTCATCAACATCGAGCGCCGAACCGTGGTGGCCTTCGACAAAGCTGAACTCACCCGGCTGGCCCATACGGGCGAGGGCCACACCCATGGATAA
- a CDS encoding cupin domain-containing protein, whose protein sequence is MKRAESPQVITATPHGRVLRFTFAAGEGVPTHKHPGAQVVVTVLSGQVEVTAEESRTLKAAEILTHDGDQPLSLLATQDSSVVVTLIHR, encoded by the coding sequence GTGAAGCGGGCCGAGTCTCCGCAGGTCATCACCGCAACCCCACATGGCCGGGTGCTGCGTTTCACGTTTGCGGCGGGTGAGGGCGTACCAACCCACAAGCATCCCGGCGCTCAGGTGGTCGTCACGGTGCTGAGCGGTCAGGTCGAGGTGACGGCTGAAGAGAGCCGCACGCTCAAGGCCGCCGAAATCCTGACCCACGATGGAGACCAGCCGCTGTCGCTGCTCGCCACCCAAGACAGCAGTGTAGTGGTGACGTTGATCCACCGCTGA